The window CCTCCTCGTGAAACCTAAAGGCATCAATGACCAAGTGGAGCTTGTCATCTTGTGTCCTGGGTAAGAAGTGGGAATTTGAACCTGGGAGCTGGGAGTCAACCAGGCATCTGTGAAGGATGGGGAAGTGTCACTGGTGGTGTTTACATGGTTTCATACTGCCTTTaatcacatttaaatttaatattttaacatcaAGTTATTGTATTACCTCATTAAGTCCTGTGAACAAGTCAAGAGTTCAGCTTGCGCTCTTCAGATTGTTCATGTCTAAATGTCTTAGGTTTTGTGTATGGGATGACAGCCTAAAATAAAGAAGTAGCTTCTACAAACAAACTTTCATTCTTTGACTTTGGAAGGCCTAAAGCAGAGATGAGGAATAAGTTACAAAGGTATGAAAGCTCACTTATTTCAATTTTTCTACCTTTAGTTCTTCAGCCATAGACACTGAATCAAGTGACTTCACTTGATGCAACTAACTAGACTTCACACTTGCCCTTTATTTAACATCGAGTCACAGCCTTCAAGTGCTTACCCATCTTCAATGAAGACGTATCTGGGTACAGAGTATATGTCTGGGTAGAGTGTAGCCACACAGCTGCTCACAAACACTCTGAGCCCCATGTGATGTCCAACCCTGACGGAGGCTTCAATGCCGATGGGCTCGCCAAGGTAAAACACGTTGGAGCTTCTTTCATAAAGCCAGTCATCTGCGCAAAAGTCAAAACAATCATGAGCAcggacaaagacaaaacaaaaagagcaacaaaCCAAACTCACCTGTCATAACTCTCAAGCCAAACTCCAAAGTTTCTACTGCAGCTTGGGTAGACATGAAGGGGATCCAGGTAGGCATGATCGAAGAACTGGATAAAGTGTACTTCCTAAGgaatagaaaacaaacatttatttatttatttttttttaaagtgagagCTTTAAAAGATGAGTTTTGTAAAGGCAGACAGACCTTTCATAATGACACTCAATCGGAATAACGGCCTCATCCATTCGGATCAGCCCATCCGCAGAGGGCGAAGGGGAGTATATGAGGAGGTTTGTGTAGACCAGAGAGTCTTCAGTCATCTGTGGACAGCAGGAATGTTTAGACCTAGAAGTTATGATGCACTGTGTCTGAACTGCATGAATTAGCCGTTACCCAGTGTTTGGTGCTGCAGTCCCCTAATCCGACAAGGATTCTGTACTCATCGTCTGAAGACGCTGTAGCTCTGCAGAAGTCGCTGTGTTCCACTCCAAGCCGCAGGTCATCACCATTAACAGGAGCTCCGACTCCAAACATGTCGGCTTTGATAATAATCTCCAGCGAGTCTGGGTGGCAGGTCACGCTGATAGTATTCACCTGCTCTCTTCCCTCAGCTGGAGTGTGTTTGGCCACCTGAGGCCTTTGAGGTAAAGCATGTTGCGTGTAATGTTCAGGTGGAAAAGCAAAAGATGACCTCATGCAGATTCCAGACAACAAGAGTCCAGCAAGGAGATTAACCCAAAAGTACAAAGTCTCCATGAATGTAACCCAAAACCACAAACTGGTCCACAGTGTAGAAGCTCCTGTCTGACCCACTAGACAATAAACCAACCGGAGGAGTGATGCATTTTAAACTTCatgcagcagcactgcacaCCTGAGTCCAATCATCCACTAATCTGCTCACACCTGAGACCCAGGACAAAAGTTTAATttatatgaatattttaaaagacataAATCCACTGAATGCACAGCTACAGTAGCTGCAGATGTTTACTGCATCTTTCACACTCATGAGCCACTTCAGGTGATCATCCTTCTGTCTGCGCCTCCcgaaaatgaaaaggaaattgtgttattttttaaatctttttctcCTGGCTTTTGATCTTTGGTATTCTTCACAACCAATAATACCCAACAGCCATGTGTTTTTCAAGGTCCAGAATGGAAGATGCTTAATAAAAGTAGACTGAGAAAAACTGGGGAAAATACTAACATTTTATTACCTAAACGCATACTCTTATTTGTAATTTTGAGTATCCTGGTACTCATGCATCATGAGCTCTTTTAATTACTGC of the Scatophagus argus isolate fScaArg1 chromosome 16, fScaArg1.pri, whole genome shotgun sequence genome contains:
- the LOC124072595 gene encoding zona pellucida sperm-binding protein 3-like; the encoded protein is METLYFWVNLLAGLLLSGICMRSSFAFPPEHYTQHALPQRPQVAKHTPAEGREQVNTISVTCHPDSLEIIIKADMFGVGAPVNGDDLRLGVEHSDFCRATASSDDEYRILVGLGDCSTKHWMTEDSLVYTNLLIYSPSPSADGLIRMDEAVIPIECHYERKYTLSSSSIMPTWIPFMSTQAAVETLEFGLRVMTDDWLYERSSNVFYLGEPIGIEASVRVGHHMGLRVFVSSCVATLYPDIYSVPRYVFIEDGCLVDSQLPGSNSHFLPRTQDDKLHLVIDAFRFHEEDKGELYITCHLNAVPVNDAQAPKKACTFVNGKWRSADGNDYLCSHCQIQNEVGHTHGKPSSPAKFGPRGFEKPAEPETFWRSGLKSNMVWEQETRVGPMLVLPTMRKNGPLPVEELPPVLSKISRPALYGSQWRSGINHRVDVEKGLLPGLPSTPDQVEVQTSEDNKDLETVKDLKDGDADSEDAAAPVVTLKPKVAALDNNSTTGLDDDSPTDRFTGDVMALSNATASDSVLPDTNEPKKK